The proteins below come from a single Saccharophagus degradans 2-40 genomic window:
- a CDS encoding pseudouridine synthase, which produces MRLDKFIANNSSYSRTEVKRLIKNKTVCVDKKITTDPSFTVTNLNTVRIDGEIIEAIKPLYIMLNKPTGYVCANKDNIHSPVVDLITEQHARQSDQTPPKYRAQSLQIAGRLDVDTTGLVLLTDNGEWNHRVTSPNKACFKRYRVKLEKPLDDAAIKLLSEGVMLHGEKAATLPATVELISNTEVLLSIQEGRFHQVKRMFVKVGTCVVKLHREAIGAIELDTNLKPGQWRHLTNEEIEAIN; this is translated from the coding sequence ATGCGCTTAGATAAATTTATCGCCAATAACAGCTCATATTCCCGCACAGAAGTTAAACGGCTAATTAAAAATAAAACTGTGTGCGTCGACAAAAAAATCACAACCGACCCTAGTTTTACAGTAACAAATCTAAATACCGTTCGCATAGATGGCGAAATAATCGAAGCGATTAAACCGCTTTATATTATGCTCAACAAACCAACAGGTTATGTTTGCGCCAATAAGGATAACATTCACTCACCCGTTGTTGATTTAATAACCGAGCAGCATGCACGACAAAGTGATCAAACCCCACCTAAATACCGCGCGCAAAGTTTGCAAATAGCTGGGCGACTAGATGTAGACACAACAGGGTTAGTTTTGTTAACCGATAATGGCGAGTGGAATCACCGTGTGACCTCCCCCAATAAAGCCTGTTTTAAGCGGTATCGCGTTAAACTTGAAAAGCCACTGGATGATGCAGCCATTAAATTACTCAGCGAGGGAGTAATGCTTCATGGCGAAAAAGCGGCCACCCTGCCCGCTACTGTGGAGCTTATAAGTAACACCGAAGTATTGCTCTCTATTCAAGAAGGTCGCTTTCACCAGGTGAAACGTATGTTTGTGAAGGTTGGCACTTGCGTTGTTAAATTACACCGCGAAGCTATTGGGGCGATAGAGCTAGACACAAACCTTAAGCCTGGCCAATGGCGCCACCTTACGAACGAAGAAATTGAGGCTATAAATTAA